Genomic segment of Flavobacteriales bacterium:
TACCTTTGAGGTCATAAATGAGATTATTTGCATTCATATTATCGCTATACATTACAGCACTATCAATAGTGCCGTGTGCTGATGGTATGCCGCAAACGTCCACTGATACAGACGTTGAAATCTCAGCTAATGAGCAAAACCATAATCATTCAGACCATAAAGATGATTGTACACCATTTTGTGTATGTGTTTGTTGCGGTTCTATGATTGCAATGCCTTATTCGCCAACTTTAGTTAAAGGCAAAGTGGATATATCTACGGACCTTCTTTTCCACTACAAATTCGATTATTCCTTTGATTACAGCGAAGGAGTTTGGCACCCGCCAGCCCATAGTTAAACCACTTTTCAAGGGACAACTATGCCCTTTTTTATCATAGTCAAGGTTTAACTTTTTTATAAAAATCAAATATTAATGTTCGATAATATTATCGCTTATTCGGTAAAGAATAAGTTTGTTGTAGGGCTTTTTGTAGCAGCCCTCATAGTTTGGGGATTATTTTCTCTCAAACAGCTACCCATAGATGCTGTACCTGATATAACGAATAATCAAGTACAGATCATTACCATTTCGCCTACCCTTGCTACGCAAGAAGTAGAGCAATTTATTACTACTCCCGTAGAGCTTGCCGTGCAGAGTTTGCAAAAGACAGAAGAAATACGGTCTATCTCTCGTTTTGGCTTATCCGTAGTAACCGTAGTTTTTGAAGAGGATTATGATATTTATTTGGCTCGCCAATTGGTAAATGAAAAACTCAAAGAAGCTGAAGAAGATATTCCCAATGGTTTAGGCACTCCCGAGATGGCTCCGCTTTCAACTGGCTTAGGAGAGATTTATCAATACGTAGTCCGACCCGAAGAAGGGTTTGAAGACAAATATTCACCAACAGAACTAAGAAGTATTCAAGATTGGATAGTTACCCGTCAGCTTTTAGGAATAGAAGGTGTAGCAGAGGTTAACTCAATGGGCGGCTTTCTGAAACAGTATGAGGTGGCAGTAAATCCAAATCTTCTGAAATCTTTAGGTATAAGCATTACAGATATATTTTCGGCATTGGAAAAAAGCAATGAAAATACAGGCGGAGCATACATAGAAAAAAACTCAAATGCCTACTATATCCGTTCAGAAGGATTAGCTAAATCTTTAGACGACATTGGAAACATAGTAGTAAGTGATGCAAGTAATATCCCTGTCTTGGTAAAAGATGTGGCTACTGTTCAATATGGCAAAGCTCCTCGTTATGGAGCATTGGTTAGAGATGGTGCAGAAGTCGTTGGCGGTAAGGTAATGATGTTTAAAGGTGCAAATTCTGCACAAGTAACAGAATTAGTAAAAGAGCGAGTCATTCAAATCCAAAAATCATTACCCGAAGGAGTAGTTATTGAACCTTACTTGGTAAGAGATAAATTGGTGAGTACTGCCATAGGTACAGTGAAAAAGAACCTCATAGAAGGTGGCTTAATTGTCATATTCATTTTGGTTTTGCTATTAGGAAATTGGCGAGCAGGTCTAATTGTTGCTTCTGTCATTCCATTAGCTATGCTCTTTGCTGTTTCAATGATGAACTTATTGGGTATCTCGGCTAACTTAATGAGTTTAGGAGCGATTGATTTCGGGCTTATTGTAGATGGTGCAGTAATTATTGTAGAGGCTATAGTTCACCGATTGCAAGTCAGTAAAGCAGGAAAAGTATTGTCCCAATCCGATATGGATAGTGAAGTGATTACCTCTTCTCAAAAAATAAGAAGTTCGGCTGCCTTTGGCGAAATTATTATTCTAATGGTCTATATACCAATATTGGCATTAGTTGGTATTGAAGGTAAAATGTTTAAGCCTATGGCTCAGACAGTAATGCTTGCCATTGCAGGAGCATTGATTTTATCATTGACCTATGTGCCAATGATGGCTGCCTTGGTGCTCAAGAAAAAAGTAGTGAATAAAGAAACCTTTGCAGATAAGATTATTGCATTTTTTCAAAGAGGCTATACTCCCATACTCAATGCAGCACTTCGTTTTAAGACCGTCTTTGTGAGTGTTACGGTGGTAGCTTTTCTGATAAGTCTATTTGTGTTCAGCAGAATGGGTGGGGAGTTTATTCCTACCTTAGAAGAAGGCGACTTGGCTATGCAGCATATTCTACCACCGGGCAGTTCACTTTCTCAAAGTGTAGAAACTGCCAAGATGATACAAAACAAACTCTTAAAAGACTTTCCAGAAATAGAAGATGTGGTGGCCAATATTGGTTCTGCAGAAATTCCAACCGACCCAATGCCTGTAGAAATTGCAGATTATGTATTGGTAATGAAACCTAAATCAGAATGGACTTCTGCCACCAATAGGCAGGATATGTTTGAAAAATTAGAAGAGTCACTGCATAGTATTCCTGGCGTAGGGTTTGAATTTTCTCAGCCTATACAATTACGTTTTAATGAATTAATGACAGGCTCTAAGGCTGATATTGCCATAAAACTATTTGGTGAAGACTTAGACCTATTATTTCAAAATGCAACAAAAGCTGAAAAAGTAATTAAGCAAATTGATGGTGTTGCTACCGTAAATGTGGAGCAAACTATTGGTATGCCACAGGTAATGGTGAAATACGATTATCAACGAATGGCACAATACGGATTACACATTCAAGAAGTAAACCAAGTGATCCGTTCTGCCTTTGCAGGAGAAAAAGCAGGTACTATTTATGAAGGAGATAAACGATTTGATTTAGTCATTCGCTTAAATGAAGAGAATAGGAAAGGAATAGAAGATGTAGAAAACCTTTTTATTACACTCAACAATGGTAGTCAAATTCCTCTCAATAATGTGGCTAATATAGATTTGATAAATGCTCCTATGCAAGTGTCCAGAGAAAACACCAACAGAAGAATTGTCATAGGAGTAAATGTGGGAAATACAGATGTAGAATCACTGGTTGAAAAGATTCAATCAGAATTGGATGCTAAAGTTCAACTTCCTTCTGGCTACTATTTCACTTACGGTGGTCAGTTTGAGAACCTCAAAGCCGCCAATGCACGGCTTTCAATTGCCGTGCCTATGGCACTGGCTCTCATATTCATTCTGTTGTATTTCACTTTTGGCTCAGTGGCTCAAGCAGGGTTGATTTTTACAGCCATTCCTTTATCTGCCATTGGTGGTATTTGGGCTTTACAGCTAAGAGGGTTGCCTTTTAGTATATCAGCAGGCATTGGTTTCATTGCCCTTTTTGGAGTGGCAGTACTTAACGGGATAGTTCTTATTGGTTATTTCAATCAACTCAAAAAAGAAGGTATGATAGACATAAAAGAAAGAATAATTACAGGAACAAGGGTACGATTAAGACCCGTAATAATGACGGCAGCAGTGGCCTCATTGGGTTTTCTCCCAATGGCTATTTCTACTTCGGGTGGTGCAGAAGTACAACGACCTTTGGCTACAGTGGTCATTGGCGGTTTGCTTACAGCAACCTTTTTAACCTTAGTAATATTACCCATTCTTTATTTGTGGTTAGAAAAATGGAAGGAAAGAAAATCAAATGGTTCAGCCCTAACTAAAGGCGGTTCTATAGCCTTGCTCTTGATATTTGGTATCTCCTTTTCAGCACAAGCTCAAAATAAACCAATTGATTTGGATAGTGCTATTACTATGGCATTGACTAATCACCCCAATATAAAAGCTGCCTCATTGGACGTAGAGAAAAACCAATCATTACAAAACTTAAAATACAATTTAGGTTCAACAGATATTTCTTATCAAGGTGATGGCTTATTTGATACGCAATTTGGTCAGCAAGTAAATCAAATTGGTATAGTACAGAACTTTCCGAGTCCAGGTGTTACCAAGGCACAGAATAATTTGCAAGATGCCTATGCCAATCAGAGTGCCACGCAGAAACAAATCACTGAAAACGAACTCAAATGGAAAGTGAAGCAAATTTACTATGACATTCAGTACAAGAAGGAGTTAGAGAAGCTATACGCCAGTCTTGTTTCCACCTACAAAGAATATCATAGAAAAGCAACAGTAAGAGTACAGGCAGGAGCTGCAAATCGCATTGAGTCACTCACACTGCAATCTAAATGGCAAGAATATGAGTTGTTATTAAACCAAGTAAAAATAGAGCTTGCTAACTTAAATAAGCGGTTTCAGTTATTGCTCAATACGTCTGAATTAGTCACTACGGCAGATAGCCTCGTTACCACTAACTATTCCAATCAAATAGATACCATTACTAATCCACTTCTATTGCAGAGTCAACAGGCAATAATGATAGAATCTGCGAAGGTAGAGGTGATGCAATCTGAACTTAAACCCAGTTTCAATGTCGGATATGCTGCACAAAATTTTAACCAAGGTGGTTGGCTTAATGCGGCACAAGTAGGTGTATCTATTCCATTATTTAATGGACAGACAAAAAAGCGAATTGATGCTCAAAAGATGCAAATAGATATTGGTAACTATCAGTATCAGAGTAAGCTACTTGGGTTACAACAAGACCAGTTAGAAGTACAAAACACCTTAGCCTTATACAAGGCTGGTGTTGATTTTTACAAAAACCAAATCGAAACCATTAATCCAGATATTGTAAGAATTAGTGAATTGAATTACCAAGCAGGAGAAATTTCTTACTTGGAACTATTAAACACCTTACAGTTAATGGCAACTAACAATAAAAATTATTGGGAGCAGATTGTAGCTTACAACAAAGCTGTAGCTGACTTTCAATTTCTTACAAACCAATAAAAGATAATATAATGAATAACATAAAATATATAATAATAACATTTTCAATAGTACTTGTATTGTTTTCTTCCTGCGGCCAAAAACACAGTGAAGGTGATGGTCATAATCACGGCACAGAAGAGAATACACATTCTGAAAGTGATGAGCATAACCACGGTGAAGGTGAAGAAGAACACAAGGAAGGATTATTTCTATCAAAAGACCAGGCGGAAACCATAGGATTAGAATTTGGGGATCTATCTTCTATAAAAGTAAATGACTTTGTAAAAGCAACAGGTACATTAGGATTACCTCCCAATGCACTTTCTTCTGTATCTGCCAAAACCAATGGTATAATCAAAGGCACTAAAAAGTTTGTAGAAGGAAACTATATCAAAAAGGGTACAGTTATAGCCTATTTAGAAAACCCAGACTTTATTGTTACACAACAAGATTATTTAGAAGCTAAAGCACAGCTCAACCTAAAGCGTTTGGAAGTTGAACGACAAAAAACATTGGTAGAATCCAATGCGGGAGTTACCAAAAACCTTCAAAATGCACAAGCAGAGGTGGCCGTGCTGGAAGCTAAAACTCAAGGTCTTGCCAAGCAGCTTTCATTTTTAGGTATATCCACTTCCAACCTATCGCCCGGTAACATAAGGCAGCAGATAGCAATAGTAGCTCCTATGAGTGGCTACATTTCTAAAATAAGTTTTCACAATGGTATGTATGCCCAGTCTTCTATTTCTTTAATGGATATTATTTCTTCGGAGCATTTACACTTAGAGTTAGATGTTTTTGAAAAAGATATAGCAAATATTAAGATAGGTCAGAAAATAAGCTACACAGTCCCTGCACTTGGTACAACTATATATTACGGTAGTGTTGATGTAATTGGAAAAGAATTCAACTCAAGCTCTAAAACGGTACGTGTACACGGCCATTTAGACGGAGTGAAACCCCAATTCTTAAAAGACCTCTTTATAAATGCGAAGATATTTCTTACAGATGCAGAAACTACTGCACTACCCGAAGATGCCATTATCAAAGACGGAGAAAACAGTTATATCTATGTAGCTCGTAGTCAAAAAGATGCAAAGGAAATAGAATTTGAAAAAATCAATATAATTCCAGGCTCTACAGAAAATGGCTACACAGCTGTAAAATTGATAGACGATATTCCAGAGGGTATGCAAATAGTCACTAAGGGAGCCTATTATGTATATGCTCAATCAAAAGCAGGAGAATTAGAACACGAACATTAAACCAAACATTATGTACTTATTTATATTTTTTATCCTTTATTTTTTCTTAGTATTTGT
This window contains:
- a CDS encoding CusA/CzcA family heavy metal efflux RND transporter translates to MFDNIIAYSVKNKFVVGLFVAALIVWGLFSLKQLPIDAVPDITNNQVQIITISPTLATQEVEQFITTPVELAVQSLQKTEEIRSISRFGLSVVTVVFEEDYDIYLARQLVNEKLKEAEEDIPNGLGTPEMAPLSTGLGEIYQYVVRPEEGFEDKYSPTELRSIQDWIVTRQLLGIEGVAEVNSMGGFLKQYEVAVNPNLLKSLGISITDIFSALEKSNENTGGAYIEKNSNAYYIRSEGLAKSLDDIGNIVVSDASNIPVLVKDVATVQYGKAPRYGALVRDGAEVVGGKVMMFKGANSAQVTELVKERVIQIQKSLPEGVVIEPYLVRDKLVSTAIGTVKKNLIEGGLIVIFILVLLLGNWRAGLIVASVIPLAMLFAVSMMNLLGISANLMSLGAIDFGLIVDGAVIIVEAIVHRLQVSKAGKVLSQSDMDSEVITSSQKIRSSAAFGEIIILMVYIPILALVGIEGKMFKPMAQTVMLAIAGALILSLTYVPMMAALVLKKKVVNKETFADKIIAFFQRGYTPILNAALRFKTVFVSVTVVAFLISLFVFSRMGGEFIPTLEEGDLAMQHILPPGSSLSQSVETAKMIQNKLLKDFPEIEDVVANIGSAEIPTDPMPVEIADYVLVMKPKSEWTSATNRQDMFEKLEESLHSIPGVGFEFSQPIQLRFNELMTGSKADIAIKLFGEDLDLLFQNATKAEKVIKQIDGVATVNVEQTIGMPQVMVKYDYQRMAQYGLHIQEVNQVIRSAFAGEKAGTIYEGDKRFDLVIRLNEENRKGIEDVENLFITLNNGSQIPLNNVANIDLINAPMQVSRENTNRRIVIGVNVGNTDVESLVEKIQSELDAKVQLPSGYYFTYGGQFENLKAANARLSIAVPMALALIFILLYFTFGSVAQAGLIFTAIPLSAIGGIWALQLRGLPFSISAGIGFIALFGVAVLNGIVLIGYFNQLKKEGMIDIKERIITGTRVRLRPVIMTAAVASLGFLPMAISTSGGAEVQRPLATVVIGGLLTATFLTLVILPILYLWLEKWKERKSNGSALTKGGSIALLLIFGISFSAQAQNKPIDLDSAITMALTNHPNIKAASLDVEKNQSLQNLKYNLGSTDISYQGDGLFDTQFGQQVNQIGIVQNFPSPGVTKAQNNLQDAYANQSATQKQITENELKWKVKQIYYDIQYKKELEKLYASLVSTYKEYHRKATVRVQAGAANRIESLTLQSKWQEYELLLNQVKIELANLNKRFQLLLNTSELVTTADSLVTTNYSNQIDTITNPLLLQSQQAIMIESAKVEVMQSELKPSFNVGYAAQNFNQGGWLNAAQVGVSIPLFNGQTKKRIDAQKMQIDIGNYQYQSKLLGLQQDQLEVQNTLALYKAGVDFYKNQIETINPDIVRISELNYQAGEISYLELLNTLQLMATNNKNYWEQIVAYNKAVADFQFLTNQ
- a CDS encoding efflux RND transporter periplasmic adaptor subunit, with the translated sequence MNNIKYIIITFSIVLVLFSSCGQKHSEGDGHNHGTEENTHSESDEHNHGEGEEEHKEGLFLSKDQAETIGLEFGDLSSIKVNDFVKATGTLGLPPNALSSVSAKTNGIIKGTKKFVEGNYIKKGTVIAYLENPDFIVTQQDYLEAKAQLNLKRLEVERQKTLVESNAGVTKNLQNAQAEVAVLEAKTQGLAKQLSFLGISTSNLSPGNIRQQIAIVAPMSGYISKISFHNGMYAQSSISLMDIISSEHLHLELDVFEKDIANIKIGQKISYTVPALGTTIYYGSVDVIGKEFNSSSKTVRVHGHLDGVKPQFLKDLFINAKIFLTDAETTALPEDAIIKDGENSYIYVARSQKDAKEIEFEKINIIPGSTENGYTAVKLIDDIPEGMQIVTKGAYYVYAQSKAGELEHEH